The following is a genomic window from Balneolaceae bacterium.
TATCAGCTGGAAACCTTCTTCTAAATCTGGATCAAATAGGTGTTTCGTATGAGGGAAAGGCACTGGATATTACCGAAACAGAGTATAAGATACTTCGGTATCTGATGCTAAATAAAAATAAGATTATAACCCGTATTTCGCTTGCCGAACACATTTGGGGAAGTAAGGTGGATGATCGATTCTCACTGGATTTTATTAATTCTCACATGAAAAATATCCGCCAAAAATTGTCGAAAGTAAACGCTGATTACCTCATTGAAACGGTTTACGGGGTTGGATATAAACTGGTTGAAAATGAAGCTCAATAATAAAATACTTCTCAGCAATATTCTGTTGTCTGTTATTGTGTTTTTGATAACAAGTATTGGCATGTATTTCCTGATTAAGCAGACAGTTTATGATGAATTGGATAATCATCTTCTTCAACACAAATATGACATCAATACTCAAATCGATGAAAATCCGGCAAGTATGGAGATGCTTGAGCAACTGGGGAATATTATTTCTAATGAATGGATTGAAATAGAACACTACAATGGGACAATTGAACCCAATAAAAATGTATTTAGCACCATAGATACGTTGAGAACAGATCTGGAAAATGCTTCAAGAGAAGAATACCGAAGACTTGTGACTACTGTATCTATGGGAGAAGATATTTACCGTCTAACGCTATATGAAGAGGTTGCTGCCTGGAACCGAATTAGTTCAACGATTCTGTTCACCATTCTTGCTGCACTACTCATCTGGATATTACTTCTCTATTTGATGAACCAAGCTGTTATTAATAGAATATTGTTTCCTTTTTATGAAACAGTTGACACTTTGGAAACCATAAAAAATCCAACACAATTTAACGAGACATTTCCACATTCAGATACCTACGAAATTGATGTACTTAACAATGCATTGAATAGCATGATGATGCAGGTAAAACGATCGTTTGAAGATCAAAAGATGTTCATTCAAAATGCATCCCATGAACTGTTAACCCCCCTTTCTATCATTCGCCAAAAAGCCGAAAAAATATTAACCAACTCAGAAAAAATTGACGAAGAAATTACATCTTCAGCCAGTGAGATTCAACAGACTGCCGTTCGCCTGAGCCGCTTAAGCAATGCATTACTAATGATCAGCCGAATTGAAAATAGGCAGTTCCATTTAAATGATCAGGTGAATATTCGGGGAATTGTTGATGATGTATTAAGAGAACTTGATGATTTTATACTTTTAAAGAACATCAGCATTAACAAAAATATTCAAGGCAATATAATTGTATCAGGAAATCGGGAATTAATTCACTCTGCTATATTTAATGTTGTGCAAAATGCTATCAAATTTTCACCAGACTCGGCTGAGGTATCTATATCTTTTATGAAAGTTGACAACCAACGACCGCATGTAACTATTCGGGACAATGGACCCGGAATTCCCGATTCGTTACTCAGTACCGTGTTTGATCGATTCAAAAAGGGAAAACCGGTTAAAAATAATAACATCGTAGAAAAAGGGAATGGCCTTGGCATGTCGATTGTAAAGAGTATCTGCGATCTGCATGGGTTTGATTGTAGGGCAGAAAACAGTAAAAATAATGGTGCGATAATTACTATTTACTTCTAAATCCATTTTCTCTACAGATTTGCTTTTTAACTTTGATTAATAACTGCTAATGATCAAAGCGAATAAGCAATATGACTCTTTTAGTATTTTTATCTCTTCTCATCTCTCTTCAAATGCAGAGTGCAGATTCGGTAGATGTAAATGATCTTGGTGTTCAAGGTGCACTTGAGATTGCCTATCAGCAGAATCCAAAAATTAACCAGCTGACCTATCAAATCAGAGCCCAGGAACAAAATGAAACTTTAACCATTGGGCTGGATAAACCTGAAATTTCTTACTTCAGAGAGGGTATAGGTGAGGGAATGTTTACTGAACAGAGATGGTCTGTATCTCAGCAAATTCAGTTTCCGTTAACGAGTATTTATCAACACAGGGTAGAACGTTCAACGACGTCATCACTCCGCGAACAGTTAAATGCACTCCAAATATCTGTAAAAGCTGATGTAAAGTCTGCTTATACCAAACTTGCATATGCTATCCGAATTCTGTCTTTAGCTCAGGAGAGGGTCGATCTCTTTGAAGACCTGAGAAGAGCTGCAAGGGCCAGGTCAGATATTGGTGAATCATCCCAAATCGATGCTATTCAAGCGGATCTGCAATTGAGGGAATCTCAAAACAATTTAGAACTGGCAAGTCTGCAATTTATGGATGCCAGGTATAACCTATTTCAAACCATTGGCCTTGGCGAAGATGAACAAACGTACGACATCTCATTTCCTGATACGCTCCAATATACCGAGGTGAATATAGACCAGGAGCTGGTAATGCAGCGACTAAACGAGCATCCAAGAATTAAGATGGTTGAATTGGAACGGGAAGCAACAGAGTATCAAAAAAAGGCAGCAAAAAGTAGTTACCTGCCCGATTTGAACTTAAGCTATTATAGACAGGATTTCGGAAACCAATATGATTTTTACGGATTTGAAGTAGGTGTACAAATTCCTTTGTGGTTTGGAATCGATCAGTCGAAACAGGTTAAGAGAGCGAATGCCAATATTCGGAAAGCCGAATGGAAGTTAAGAGACATCTCTCTTTTGCTGAAAAAACAAGCTGAACAATCTTGGCATGGTTATCAATCGAGCCGAGAGAATATACTGCGTTTTCGTGAGACAATTCAATCACAGTCGGTAGACCTCATCAATATGACACAAACCGGTTACCGAATGGGCGAGTTGGGCTTACTTACCCTTTTAGAAGCTCAGCGAACCTATCTGAGAACACAGGAAGCTTACTACCAAACGCTACGCGATTACTACCTGAGAATTATCGAATTAGAAAGATACTTGCAGGAAGATATCATTTTTAAACAATGAACCTATTATTGCACATCATCATGTTTTCTACGTCCAAATATCATTTACAAAAAACCAAGTTTTCTAATTTATTCTTCATCATGATCCCATTATTACTACTATCAGCTTGTGGGGAAAATACCGGTGGAGATACAGCATCTGTAGATCCGGGAGCCCCTCCGTCACTGACCGGTGGAGAGGGAAAAATTATTGTAGAGCTTACAGATCAACAGGCCGAAATGCTTGATATCAATCATTATACGGTCTCACTTGAAAATTTTTCTTTTGAAATAGGAGCACCGGGCCAGGTTTATGGTGCACCGGAAAGAATATCTGTAGTGAGTGCTCCAATAAATGGAAGAATAGCAAGGATCTATGTTCATGAAGGTGAGCGTGTTGAAAAAGGAGAGCCGCTTCTTGAGTTAGAAAGTCTTGAGTTTGCAAATCTGGTAGCTGATTACCTGGAGGCTAAAGCCGAAATTGCTTACCAGGAACAACAGGTCGAACGTCTGCAATTTTTAACAGAAGAGAAAATAAGTCCTCAAAGAACCTTAGAACGGGCACAGGCAGATCTTTTTAGAGCTCAAACAACACTCAGTGCTTCCATTGCCAGGTTAAGAGCGGTTGGGTTAACTGATAATGTGATGGAGAAGTGGAATCCCCGAACTTCAGCTCCAAATTCCAGGCTCACTGTTTATGCGCCGATCTCCGGTGTACTAAACAGACATCTCATTGAACTGGGTGAATCGGTAAATGCATATGAAGAACTTCTTGATATCATTGATAATACAGAGGTGTTGGTGAGAGGTTTTGTATCACCGGCGGACGCCCCATTTATCAGAGAAGGAAGTAGATTGATGATTGCTGAACGATCGGAAGGGGAGGGTTATGGTGCACAACGGATTGAAGCGGAGGTTACGACAGTAAATCCTGCATTAGATGAGACCAATAAATCCATCGTATTAAATACAATTGTAGAAACACAGAATGGCTGGCCAATTGTTGGACAAAATGTACGCTTGAGATACACTGCCGAGCTTAAAGGAAATATGATAAGCATACCACTGAGTGCCGTTCAATACGAAGGTTCAGATGCAACGGTGTTTGTTCAAACTTCTCCACTTATTTACGAAAAACGAACCATACTTATCACTCGCTTAACAGATGATAAAGCGATCATCGAATCAGGTTTGAAAGAGGGAGAACGAATAGCTACAACTCAGGTTTTTAGCCTGAAGGCACTTGAACGCTTTGAAAAATATGCAGACTAACGTCAGGGAGTAGAAATTATGTTAAACAGTATTATAGATTTTAGTTTAAGGCAGAAATTTGTTGCGATCTCACTGGTGATATTGATGGCCGCCGGTGGCATATTTTCACTATCGGATATTCCTATTAATTCCCAGCCGGATGTCACACCGGTTCAGGTACTGGTTATAACGAAAGCCGGACGATATTCACCATATGATGTTGAACGATTGGTAAGTTATCCCATAGAAACGGCTATGAATGGGTTGCCGGATATCAAAGAAGTACGGTCGATATCACAATTTGGTTTGTCTGCAGTAACGATTGAATT
Proteins encoded in this region:
- a CDS encoding HAMP domain-containing sensor histidine kinase, with protein sequence MKLNNKILLSNILLSVIVFLITSIGMYFLIKQTVYDELDNHLLQHKYDINTQIDENPASMEMLEQLGNIISNEWIEIEHYNGTIEPNKNVFSTIDTLRTDLENASREEYRRLVTTVSMGEDIYRLTLYEEVAAWNRISSTILFTILAALLIWILLLYLMNQAVINRILFPFYETVDTLETIKNPTQFNETFPHSDTYEIDVLNNALNSMMMQVKRSFEDQKMFIQNASHELLTPLSIIRQKAEKILTNSEKIDEEITSSASEIQQTAVRLSRLSNALLMISRIENRQFHLNDQVNIRGIVDDVLRELDDFILLKNISINKNIQGNIIVSGNRELIHSAIFNVVQNAIKFSPDSAEVSISFMKVDNQRPHVTIRDNGPGIPDSLLSTVFDRFKKGKPVKNNNIVEKGNGLGMSIVKSICDLHGFDCRAENSKNNGAIITIYF
- a CDS encoding TolC family protein, translated to MTLLVFLSLLISLQMQSADSVDVNDLGVQGALEIAYQQNPKINQLTYQIRAQEQNETLTIGLDKPEISYFREGIGEGMFTEQRWSVSQQIQFPLTSIYQHRVERSTTSSLREQLNALQISVKADVKSAYTKLAYAIRILSLAQERVDLFEDLRRAARARSDIGESSQIDAIQADLQLRESQNNLELASLQFMDARYNLFQTIGLGEDEQTYDISFPDTLQYTEVNIDQELVMQRLNEHPRIKMVELEREATEYQKKAAKSSYLPDLNLSYYRQDFGNQYDFYGFEVGVQIPLWFGIDQSKQVKRANANIRKAEWKLRDISLLLKKQAEQSWHGYQSSRENILRFRETIQSQSVDLINMTQTGYRMGELGLLTLLEAQRTYLRTQEAYYQTLRDYYLRIIELERYLQEDIIFKQ
- a CDS encoding efflux RND transporter periplasmic adaptor subunit; this encodes MIPLLLLSACGENTGGDTASVDPGAPPSLTGGEGKIIVELTDQQAEMLDINHYTVSLENFSFEIGAPGQVYGAPERISVVSAPINGRIARIYVHEGERVEKGEPLLELESLEFANLVADYLEAKAEIAYQEQQVERLQFLTEEKISPQRTLERAQADLFRAQTTLSASIARLRAVGLTDNVMEKWNPRTSAPNSRLTVYAPISGVLNRHLIELGESVNAYEELLDIIDNTEVLVRGFVSPADAPFIREGSRLMIAERSEGEGYGAQRIEAEVTTVNPALDETNKSIVLNTIVETQNGWPIVGQNVRLRYTAELKGNMISIPLSAVQYEGSDATVFVQTSPLIYEKRTILITRLTDDKAIIESGLKEGERIATTQVFSLKALERFEKYAD